GCCAGCCCGCTTCCATCGACAGCGACTGGTTTTGCCCCCAGGCGGCGATAGGGTTGAGGACGAGGACGGACAGGATTCCAAGAAAGACCGCACCAAGGACAAAAGGAAGGATGAATTGCCAGGCGGAGACGCCCGCCGCACGCGTGACGACGAGCTCGTAACGCCGGTTGAGCGAGATCAGCGTCGTCATGCCGACGAAGAGCGCGATGAAGGGAATAGTCTGCTGCAGGATCAGCGGCAGGCGAAGCGCGGTGAGGCCAAGTGCGCCTGGAACAGAATAGCCTGGCACGCTGGACATGCGCCGCGCCGTTTCGCTGAAATCGGCAAGATAGATAATTGCCGATACGCCGAGCAGGAACCAGATGGCCGTGATCAGATACCGTTTGAGGAAATACCGGGCGAGGGTGCTGAAAATCATGCGTTACCGCTCCCCGAGCTTCGCGCCAGCCGGCTGGAGAAAAGACGGCGCAGACGGCTGGCCGTATCCGCGATGATCTTCGGCATTCTCGGCTTGCGACCCGTGATGAGAATAAAGGCGGCGGCGGCGCCGCTGAGGCCCGGCACGGCATAGACCAGCGGAATGAAGGCCGCGCTCTGCTTGACCTGGTTGGTGACGTAAAAACCGAGCCAGCGCAGCATGAAGGCCGTCACCAGCGCAGCGACCATCGGATGCATCCGCGCTTCACGATGCGAGCGTGCATCAGCGGCTATGACCAGCGATATCAGTGCGAAGGCGAAGGCGAACATCCAGTCCGACAGGCGCTTGTGCAACTCACTGCGGAAGCTTTCGGGAGACCGCTTGTAACTCGCGTTGTTCTCGTCTGGCGAGAGAAGGAAACCGAGGCTCGCATCGCCCGGAGAAAGCGACGGTTCGGAAGTCTGCTTTTCCGACATGGTCGAAAGGTCGAAGGCATAGGACAGGAACTTGACGATGGAGACCTTGCCATCAGGTGTTTTCTGCTGGACTTCGCCGTCGCGCATCGTCAGCGACGTGCCGCTTTCATCGATCATGCCTTCCTTGGCGTAATAGATAAGATCGAAATTCGGATCGCGGCGGTCGGCGACGAACAGGCCCTTGAGGATACGGCCCTGACGCTGGGCGATCTGCACATAAAGGCCGTCCTGAACGGCGCGGAAGGTCTTTTCCTCGATCACCGACGAGAGGAGGTCGGCATAGGCAGCCGCCACCATCTGCCTGGCCGAATTTCGGGCAGGCGGCTCGATGAAGTTGGTGATGGTGAAGGAAAGCGCACTTAGAACGGCAGCCAGAATGATAACCGGGCGAAACATCACAGAGCGCGACGATCCGGCCGCATCGATGATGGCAAGCTCGGAATCGTTGTTCATCGCCGTGAATGTCTGGGTGATGCCGATGACGAGGGCGAAAGGCAACACGACGGGGATCAGCGTCGGCAGGATCATCGTCGCCAGCGCCATGAAGGAGCCCATCGACTGGCCGGTATCGGTGACGAGGTTGATTCTCTGGAGAACCTGGATGGTCCAGATGATGGCCAGCACCGGCAGCAGCGCGACCAGAAACATCTGCGTTGTCCGTCGCAGGATATAGTTCTCGAGAAGCTTCATACTGCCCTTGTCGACATTGTTTTTCTGCGCGATCGCTCGCCGGATTTCCGCCTATCTAATCGCATCGTTTGCAATTGGCTATTCCGGCACGCTCACAAAAATGTTTTGCACGATGATTTTTCCACCGCCTGTGTCTTTTTGTGGAACAAGCTGTCGGTTTCATGACGCGATCGGCCATTCCACAAAAATGCCTTTCCTTTAGCGAATGTCGGCCTTTAAAGAATGTGAGCCTTTAAAAATGCAGGGTTGCGCCGGGGGCCGAAAAGGCCATGATCGGGCGCATACGCAAGTTATCCACGAAGAGCAGGAAAACATGTCCGCCAAATTCGATATTTCTTTCGCCAATTCCGCCTCGCTTGAAAATACCCTTGCCGTTGTGCTGCAAGCCTCGGGTGAGGCGCAGGCAGCTGCCGGCGCATCGGAAGCCGATCCGGGCGGCGTGCTTGAACGGGCGGCAAAGATTTCGGGCTTTTCCGCAAAGTCCATGACGACACTCGACGTGATTGCGCCGCAGGGTTCGGGCGCCGACCGGCTTCTCGTCATTGGCCTCGGCAAGCCGGCGAAACTTGTCGCCCATGATTGGTTGCGTGCCGGCGGCACCGCTGCCGCCAATTTCAGGAAGGCGGACAAGGTTGCCGTCTATCTAGATGCCCCGGGCGTCGATGTCGGTGCGCAGGCGGCTGCGGATTTTGCGCTTGGCCTGCTGCTGCGTGCCTATAGCTTCGATGCCTATAAGACCAAGAAGAAATCCGATGATGAGAAGTCGCCGAAGAAAGTAGAAATCGTCATCGTGACGGCAGTCCATCAGGAGGCGGAAAAGGCCTTTGCCGTGTCGGAGGCCGTCGCGGGCGGCGTTGTCCTGGCGCGTGATCTCGTCAACCTGCCGCCGAATGTTCTTGGTCCTGTCGAGTTCGCTGAAAAGGCGGAAGAGTTAAAGAAGCTCGGTGTCGAGGTCGAAATTCTCGGCGAGAAGGAGCTGAAGAAGCTTGGCATGAACGCGCTTCTCGGTGTGGCGCAGGGTTCGGCGCGTCCGCCCCGGCTTGCGGTCATGCAGTGGAACGGCGGCTCCAAGAAGGATGAGCCTATCGCCTTCGTCGGCAAGGGCGTCGTGTTCGATACCGGCGGTATCTCGCTGAAGCCCGGCCTTAACATGGAAGACATGAAGGGCGACATGGGTGGCGCTGCCGCCGTGACCGGCCTCATGCACACGCTCGCGGCCCGCAAGGCGAAAGCCAATGTAATCGGCGTCATCGGTCTGGTGGAGAACATGCCTGATGGTAACGCCCAGCGTCCCGGCGATATCGTCGCCTCCATGTCCGGCCAGACCATCGAGATCATCAATACCGACGCCGAAGGCCGGCTGGTTCTCGCCGATGCACTCTGGTACACCAAGGAACGTTTCAACCCGAAATTCATGATCAACCTCGCCACCTTGACGGGAGCGATCACGGTTGCACTCGGCAATCTTCAGGCTGGCCTTTTCTCGAATGATGACGAGTTGGCTGCACGTCTTTCGCAGGCGGGCGATGTTACGGCGGAAAAGCTGTGGCGCATGCCGCTGGGCAAGGATTACGACAAGATTATTGATTCCAAATTCGCCGACATGAAGAACAGCTCTGGCCGTCTGGCGGGCTCTGTCACCGCCGCTCAGTTCCTCAAGCGTTTCGTGGGTGAAACACCTTGGGCGCATCTCGATATCGCTGGCACCGCCATGGGTTCGCCGATGACCGAGATCAACCAGTCCTGGGGATCAGGTTACGGTGTGCGGCTGCTGAACGAACTCGTTCGCGCCCATTACGAAGATTGATGCGACCGGAGCTGCAAGTCCGCAGATGACTGAAATCCTGTTCTACCATCTGACGGAATCGAAGCTGGAGGATGCATTGCCGCCCTTGCTCGAAAAATCGCTGGAACGCGGCTGGAAGGTCGCGATCCAGACGGTGGACGAGGAGCGCCGCGATTTCCTCGACACGCATCTGTGGACCTTTCGTGACGACAGTTTTCTGCCGCACGCAACGGATAC
This region of Agrobacterium tumefaciens genomic DNA includes:
- a CDS encoding LptF/LptG family permease; this translates as MKLLENYILRRTTQMFLVALLPVLAIIWTIQVLQRINLVTDTGQSMGSFMALATMILPTLIPVVLPFALVIGITQTFTAMNNDSELAIIDAAGSSRSVMFRPVIILAAVLSALSFTITNFIEPPARNSARQMVAAAYADLLSSVIEEKTFRAVQDGLYVQIAQRQGRILKGLFVADRRDPNFDLIYYAKEGMIDESGTSLTMRDGEVQQKTPDGKVSIVKFLSYAFDLSTMSEKQTSEPSLSPGDASLGFLLSPDENNASYKRSPESFRSELHKRLSDWMFAFAFALISLVIAADARSHREARMHPMVAALVTAFMLRWLGFYVTNQVKQSAAFIPLVYAVPGLSGAAAAFILITGRKPRMPKIIADTASRLRRLFSSRLARSSGSGNA
- a CDS encoding leucyl aminopeptidase, producing MSAKFDISFANSASLENTLAVVLQASGEAQAAAGASEADPGGVLERAAKISGFSAKSMTTLDVIAPQGSGADRLLVIGLGKPAKLVAHDWLRAGGTAAANFRKADKVAVYLDAPGVDVGAQAAADFALGLLLRAYSFDAYKTKKKSDDEKSPKKVEIVIVTAVHQEAEKAFAVSEAVAGGVVLARDLVNLPPNVLGPVEFAEKAEELKKLGVEVEILGEKELKKLGMNALLGVAQGSARPPRLAVMQWNGGSKKDEPIAFVGKGVVFDTGGISLKPGLNMEDMKGDMGGAAAVTGLMHTLAARKAKANVIGVIGLVENMPDGNAQRPGDIVASMSGQTIEIINTDAEGRLVLADALWYTKERFNPKFMINLATLTGAITVALGNLQAGLFSNDDELAARLSQAGDVTAEKLWRMPLGKDYDKIIDSKFADMKNSSGRLAGSVTAAQFLKRFVGETPWAHLDIAGTAMGSPMTEINQSWGSGYGVRLLNELVRAHYED